The region ACATCACCGACTCTGCGGTGCGCAGATTGTTGTTTGAAGTGGGTGATGATCTGGAAGATTTGATGAAATTATGCGAGGCAGATATCACAACCAAAAACAAAGCGAAGGAAGAGAAATACCTTCAACGCTTTAAGCACGTTCGTGAAGTTATTATGCAAGTGGAGGAAAGAGACCGCATCCGTAACTGGCAACCTCCCATTACCGGAGAATTAATTATGCAAAGTTTCAACCTGAAGCCTGGTCACGAAGTGGGAATAATTAAAAACAAAATCCGTGAAGCCATTCTCGACGGACAGATTAAAAATGATTTTGAAGAAGCCTTGCAATTAATGTATAAATTAGGAACTGAATTAGGACTAAAACGAAATAACTGATATGAATATTTACAGATTCAGAGTTGTGCTCGACACAAAAGATGATGTTTTCTGCGATGTGGATATCGATACACAAGCGAGTTTTGAGGATCTCTACAACACCATTGTAAAAACATTTAAGTTTGGTGGCGGGGTGATGTCGAGTTTTTACCTCAGTAACGAAAACTGGGATAAAGGGGAAGAAATTACTTTGCTGGATATGGGTGAAGGGGATCAAAAAATGTTGACCATGCAAGGATGTAAACTTGCCGACTACATGACGGAGCCTCGTCAGCGTTTGATTCTGGTTTATGATTTTATGCGCATGTGGTGTTTTCTCGTGGAATTAATTGGAGAAGACAGCGCTGAAAAAGGCGTTAAGTATCCTGATGTTCCAATGATGTTTGGTAATCCACCTAAAGAGGAAAGCAAACAAATGGAAGATACCATGTTTGGCGGTGATGAAATGAGTGGAACAGGCCGCATGGTAGATGAAGAATTCGGTATTGATGAGGATGATGATTTTGGAGAAGGTGAAGAAGGGATGGACGACGAGATTGGTGGAATGTTCAACGATTTTGGTTACGACGATTAATTCAATTTTTTATTCAAAAAAAAAGCCCCGATTCAATAAAGAACCGGGGCTTTTTTGTGTATTGATTGATTATCGTGTAATGATGATTTTCTTCACTGTTTCTTTTCCTTCACTTTTCAGTGATACAGTGTAAATACCTGTAGCTTTTTCGCCAAGACTAACCTGCTTAACGAAAGCACCACTAGATTTAATTACTTCAGTAAATACAATCTGACCCAAATCGTCGAACAATTCGAGCGTGTAGGTTTCATTCGCTTTTGCATCGAACGAAATGCTGAAGTTTCCACTGGATGGGTTCGGATAGATTACCAGTAAATGTGGATTAGCTTCATCTACTCCAGTTCCTGTTACGTTGATTGGAGAAGAATCGCCGGAAGAGCAACCGTTGATGGTTACCACTACTGAATAAACTCCATCTGAAGTTGCAGTGTAGGTTTGACTGGTTGCACCCGGAATAATGTTACCATTCAAATACCATTGGTTACCTGTAGCAGAGCTAGAAGTAAGTACAAATCCATTTTGTGTAATGGTTGGTGTAGAAGGTACGGAAGTAATGGTCATTGTAACCGGACTTCCAACAGTAGCTGTAGTTGGTGTAGCACAGTTTGCGTTAGAGGTCATAATAACAGAAACCACATCTCCTGTATTCAATGAAGAAGAAGAGAAAGATGATCCTGTTCCAGCCGGATTACCATTTACTGTCCATTGATATGTTGGTGTAGTTCCACCATTCGAAGGAGTTGCAGTAAAGGTTACGTTGGAACCTTGACAACTTGGATTAGCTCCTGAAGTGATGGCCATGGTTACAGCCGGAGTTACGTTTGCATTTACAGTTACTGCTACTGTACCTGCAGTACTTGTACAACCATTTGCAGTTGCAGTTACGGAATAGGTTCCGGTGTTTCCAGTAGTTGGAGATGCAATGGTTGGATTTTGGCTGCTTGAAGTATATCCGGAAGGACCTGTCCATGCATAAGTAGTTCCGGCAACTGTAGATGCAGTTAAGTTAAGTGCAGTACCTGCACAAACCGGTGAGTTACTTCCTGCAGTTGGAGCAGAAGGTGTTTGGTTAACTGTTACAGAAACCGAACCTGCAGCTGAAGTACATCCGCTCTTAGTTACAGTTACAGAATATGTACCGCTCATTGCCGTTGTGGCGCTTGGACGGGTTGGATTCTGACTGGTTGAAGTATAACCTGAAGGACCAGTCCATGCATAGGTTGCACCTGATACTGTAGCAGTGGTTAAATTCAATGTATTTCCTGAACACAATGGTGAATTGCTTCCCGGTGTAGGTGTAGCCGGAATAGTGTTTACAGTCATTGTAATTGAATTGGACGTAGCCGGAGATCCGATTACACCACCCAGGTTAGAAGTCATGATACATGTAACAACAGCTCCATTCGTTAATGAAGTGGTGGTATAGGTTGGACTGTTTGTTCCAACATTTGCACCATTCACCTGCCATTGATAGGAAGGAGTAGTTCCACCGTTAGTTGGAGTAGCAGTAAAGGTTACTGATGTTCCGGTACAGATGGTGTTATCGGCATCATTGCTAGTAATGGAAACCGAAGCAACTGGTCCTGGTACCTGCAATTGGAAGGAATAAATTCTTGTTTTAGCAGCAGTATAGGATCCGGTTGTTCCACCCATATATTCACCCGTGTGCCAGAAGGTAAATCCATCCGGATCGAGTGAAGTTTGAGAATAATCTCCGAAACGATTGATACCTCCTGTTTGAGAACAAACACCTGCCTGAACTGTAGTTTCAGCGAAAGTCATTGTTCCGAGTGGGTCGTTCGCTAAACGTCCGGTATAACATGGTGAAGGATAAATTGTGCTTGAACCTGATTTGGTATAACACAGCGCGATGTTTCCGTTATCATCCATTGCAATGGATCCGCACCAGCGTGAATAGGTTGCATCCGGAGTATATATACCTTGTTGGTAAACTGACCAAACCCCCGTAGTTTGATTTTGACGTAATTCTGCCCACATGATACTTCTTTGGGTAGAAGAAATTTTTACCGCCCAGTTTAAAACTACACTGTTGTAACCTGACCATTTTCTCCATTGTGCACGGTAGTTTAATACACCACCGATACCATCGAGTTTTTGAGTTGTTCCAGGTTGAGAAATATCATTCCATGATGCGTTGTATGAAGCATCAAATGCATTAGTAGCAAGATTGGTTGGACCAGTGAAAGTAGCTGTAGGAGTACCGCTCCAGTTTACTGAAAGCTGATAGATTTGAATTCCGTCGATAGCTCCACCACCCCATGCGTTGTCGGTGTAAGAGAAAATCGGACATGGTGTACCTACTGTAGGTAATCCACCGTTTCCATCTGCATCACCAGGAAGTGGAACGAAAAATCCACCACCTTGGGTTGGAGAAAATGTTTTATATAACGAACGAGCAGCAGGATTACCTACTAACATTTGATCTCTTTCGAATACAAACACTTTTTGTGTCCCCTGATTGGAAGTCATGTAGTATCCGTCTGCCCAAATAGAAAACTTCAGGTAATCCGGAAACTGTGGTGAAGTAAATGTATAGGTATAGTAAGATCCGGTGGGGTCATTGGTAGTAGAAATAGCGATATAAATTTTATTTCCACTTGTACCAAATTGTGAAATGAACCAACGGTCTGCGTAACGGTCGTACATAATGATAGGGTCACCATCATTAGGTGTAGCCGGACTCCAGATATTCCCCATGGTGGTAGTAAGTACATTTCCACCAGTAGTTTTATTAAATACTTTTAACGTGGTGGAGTTGATTGCCTGAACATAATAGTTTGTTCCTGCAGCTCCGGACGGGTCGAATGGACGAAATCCTGAAGCGCTTTGTCCCAACCAGTTTTGAATAGGTGCACGTTGATCGCGACCTCCGCCTCTTGTTTGGATAATGGCAGGATCGTTACCATAAAGTTCACCGTCTTTTTCTGCCGAGAAAACGAAGTTATGCGCCTTACGGTGCTTTCTGTCCTTCGATTCTTCTTCGCGAAGACGTTCGCGTTCGATTTTTTTAATGTTTACGGGGTTTTCTTTAGCAAGATCCCTAAGTGGTCTGGTAATATGAAATTCTTCACAAGTGATTACGCCAAAATCATCATTGTTTTGCGCAACAACCGGAGAAATCATTACCAGAAAGCCACCAAAAAAAGAAAGTAGATTCTTTTTCATGCAAGCAAAATTTAGGTTAAATGAGAGGCCTAAATTTAACCAAAAATGGTCTGTTGTTCCAACAAATAATTAACAAAAGGCGGTGGAAATGACCAAAACCTGAATTAATGAGACGAAAAAAGGTTTGATAATGATACTAGTAGGACCACTTAATATACATACCACCCCAGGTAAATCCTGCTCCGAAGGTGGTAAGAATCAAATTATCACCCTTTTTGAGGTCCTTTTCCCATTCCCACAAACAAAGTGGAAGGGTGGCCGATGTGGTATTTCCAAATCGCTGGATATTAAGCATAACCTTTTCCATGCCCACTCCCATTCGTTCGGCCGTAGCTTCAATAATACGTTTGTTGGCCTGATGGGGAACGAGATAGGCGATATCGTCGGAATTTAAGTTGTTTCGGCGCATCATTTCTTCCGCTACATCAGCCATTTTAACAACGGCTACTTTGAAGACGGACTGACCTTCCATGGTAACAAAATGCTGTTTGTTAAGAATGGTTTCATAGGAGGCAGGATTCAAAGAACCACCTGCTTTTTGGTATAAAAACTTCTTTCCGCTGCCATCCACATACATTCGGGCATCGATAATTCCGGTATCATCGGTGCTTGGTTCCAGCAACACTGCTCCTGCTCCATCTCCGAATAAAATGGAAGTGGAACGGTCGGTATAATCCATAATGCTCGACATTTTATCTGAGCCAATCACTAGAATTTTCTTGTGCGTTCCCGATTCAATAAACTTGGAACCGGTATTTAAAGCATATATAAAACTGGAACAAGCCGCCTGCACATCAAAACTCCAGGCATTGACTGCTCCAATCATATCGGAAACTATATTGGCTGTAGCCGGGTATTGATGGTCTGGCGTAACGGTTGCCACGATGACCAACTCAATGTCCTTCGCATCTGTTTTCGTTTTTTCTAAAACCATTTTGGCAGCTTCTGCAGCCATATAGGCGGAGGCCTTATCCTTATCCTTTAAAATTCTTCGCTCCGTGATTCCGCTTCTGGTTACGATCCATTCATTGGTGGTATCCATCATGGTTTCCATTTCTTCATTGGTAAGAATGTATTCCGGAACATATCCGCCAACGCCTGTAATTGCCGCTTTTGCCATAGTGATGTTTATTGCGAGTGTATGAATTGTTAAGGCAATTTATAGTAAGTATCCTTGTCCACCAATAAAAAAAAAGCTATAATTACACTATCTAAATCGATAATATCGATTAAAAATTGTTGTTAATAGTTTATATTTCAATTAAATAAAGAACAATTTAATTACAGTGTCCAAAAACAAAAATGAACATGTTTTCCGGCTTATCAAGTCGATGACCAAGGCTGAAAAAAGGGCCTTTAGAATGGAGCATCCGGAAAGTGATTTGAAGTACATGATTTTGTTTAAAGCCATTGATGAAAAAAATGAAATCGACGAACAAAAGCTACTTCGAAAAAACCCCACACTCCTACCCGCTCAAATCTCTAACCTTAAAGCTCATTTATACCGGGAAGTTTTATTAAGTATTCAACGCCTGGAAAGCAAGAACCATCCTGAAATACAAATTTCAGAAATGATGGATCAGGCACGCTTGCTTTACGACCGGTGTTTATATAACGATTGTTTGAGCATGATTGATAAGGCGAAGAAAAAAGCCTCTTCTAACGACAGTTTTCTTTTACTGCTGGAATTACTTGAATTGGAGAAACTGGCCGTATCGCGATCAGGTGTTTCCCACTCTGCCAAACGGGTCAATCAGATTATATCTGAAACTGAAAAAACGGCAAATGCTATCCGGAATATTAATTCATTTTCCAATTTATCGCTGCTATTAACGAACTATTATCAGCAAAGCGGATTTATCCGAAATAAAAGGGAACTGGATAAAATAAAAAAGCTTTTTTTTTCTTCATTGCCTCACTACAAGGAAACAGAATTATCTTTTCATGAATTGCTCTATCTCTATCAATCCTTTATCGGTTATTCCTTTTTTGTGCAGGATTTAAAAAACGGTTTGCATTACGCTTCTCAACTTGTCCGGCTTTTTGATTCGCATCCGGAAATGAAAATCAGAAGGACTGAAATGTATATTAAAGCCCTGAACAGTTTGCTGGTGGTGCAAAACAAATTGTATTTGTATAAAGATTTCATGGATACCCACCGAAAGTTAGTCGCACTGAAAAGAAATAAGCCCCTGCGTTTAACCGACAACATCAGTTTGCACCTTTTTAAAGCGATTTACATTCACGAAATAAACCGGCATTTTATGCTGGGCGAATTCCGTTCGGGTACAAAAATCGTTTTAAAGCTGGAGAAGGAATTAAATGATTTTATTCCCAAACTCGATACCCATACGGTGCTGATTTTTTATTATAAGATTGCGAGTCTGTATGTAGGTGCCGGAAATTATAAAATAGCCTTAAAATGGTTAAACAAAATTTTTCAGGCAGAAGAACCGGATCTGCGGGAGGATATCCATGCTTTTGCGCGAATACTCCGGTTGATTTGTTATTTCGAATTGCAGGATGATGAAATGGTGGACTCCGCCATTCGTTCTGCCTATCGTTTTTTATTGCAGAACCGGAATTTTGCCAAATATCATTTATTGATTATCCGCTTTTTAAAAAACCTGAAAAAAGGTGCTAAACCGGAGGAAATTATTCGTCAGTTTAAGGACCTGAAATCGAAAATGATGCTTCTGACCAACGATCCATTTGAAAAACGTGCATTTTTGTATTTCGATATGATCAGCTGGCTGGAAAGTAAAATTGAAAACAAATCCATCCAGGATATTATCAAGCTAAAAGCTCAAAAACGAATACAACAGGCATGAAAACGATCGGACTCCTATTACTCTCTAATATTTTTATGACCATAGCATGGTATGGTCACCTCAGTTTTAAACATGTTTCATTGTGGAAAGTCATTCTCATCTCCTGGGGAATTGCCTTTTTTGAATATTGTCTGATGGTCCCCGCCAACCGGATTGGTCATGGTCAGTTTAACGCCTTCGAATTAAAAACGATTCAGGAAGTCATTAGTCTGATTGTATTTATGATTTTCGCTGTTTTCTTTTTAAAGGAAGGTTTAAAATGGAATTACGTTTTGGGATTTGGATTGATCGTTGCCGCGGTGATGGTCATTTTTTACAAGGGAAATGCCTAAATGCTGTATTCCGAAATCAAGCCGATTGTTTTGATTCTAATTCAACAAAATATAGAAAAGTAGCAATAGAAAGATAACGTTACTTTGATTGGTGTGATGGGGTTGTTTTGATAAGGGAGGTGACGATTAAATACTATTACCACTTATTCATCTGAACTAATATTAATTCCCGAAACAGGGTGCTTATATTCCATTTTATCTAATGTCCCTTTCAACATTAGTTTTATTGCTTTTTTACCCATATTTGTTTTGAAATATTGCTCTCTTTTTAAGGCATCTTCTTCAAACAGGTAATGTTCTGTAAATATCAGTTTTAAAGGTCTTCTTGGTGCTGTGCTTTTATTTTGCCCGGAATTATGTCTTTTAATTCTTTCCTCCAGATCAGTAGTGAATCCAATATATAGCAGGTGATCCACTTCACTGAATAAAATATAAACACAGTATGGTAAATGCATATCCTAAATCATTTATTGATCCCCCCCCCCCTGAAGCAGATGCTCATTCTTCGCATCGCTTCAGGGTTGTGGAGAGAAAAAATTCAGTTCTTACGTTTATTATTATTCTTCCCTGAAGCAGATCCTCCTGCGTCGGATCGCTACAGGGCAATGAAGCGAAAAAGTCCAGGGCATACCCTGGACTTTTTCTGCTTCATTGGTAGCGGGGACGGGAGTTGAACCCGTGACCTCAGGGTTATGAATCCTGCGCTCTAACCAACTGAGCTACCCCGCCAGGATGTTCACCCCTAAAAAGAGGCTACTTTGTTGATTGAGGGCGCAAATATAGTTTTTTTTAAAAATCAGGAGTGAAAAGCTGAAAAAAAATGAAAGCACAACCAAGATTAGCCTTAGGTTTGCAAAAAAAACAGAACTTGAAAGGACTATTCAGCAATTTTTTCGTTTGGTTATTCCTTCTTGCCTTGCTGGCATGTTTGCCTTTCATTTCCATGGAAAAATTGAGCGGACATCTTAGCATTACCTCTCATCATTCTCCCGCCGGCGATTTATTATTTCCCTATATCACCCATTTGGGTGACGGTTTATTTGCCGGTGTGTTGATTCTGATTTGTCTATCCTTTTCATACCGATCCGGTCTTTTTCTGATGCTTACATTGGGACTATCTTCATTGATTGCGCAAACATTAAAGCATTTGGTATTTGATGATTATTTCAGACCCGCTCATTATTTATCCGGAACTCCTGGTTTTCATCCGGTTGAAGGGGTGATTTTGCATCTCAACAACAGCTTTCCTTCGGGGCACTCTACCACTGCCTTTGCCATTTTTGCAGCATTAGCTTTTAGTACGCAACGAAAATGGCTTCAGGTAACGTGGTTTATCCTTGCGGCAATAGCTGCCTATTCCCGCGTTTACTTGTCGCAACATTTTATTATGGATGCATATGCCGGAATGTGTATTGGAACTCTGACCTCTCTTTCGCTCTATTTTCTGTTTTATGTAAAATCGGAGTGGGGACTTAGCAATGGATTTTTGAAAGCGGTAAGATGAAAAACATCATGAATTATCCTCGTCTCGCGATTCTGGCTTTTGGAATTTTATTTTTTATTCCAATGCTGGGAACAACCCATTTATTCGATTGGGACGAAATCAATTTTGCAGAATGTGCACGGGAAATGATGGTGACGGGTGATTACTCAACCGTGCAGATCAATTACCAACCGTTCTGGGAAAAACCACCGGTTTTTATTTGGATGCAGGTGCTTTCCATGAAAATTTTTGGCATCAATGAATTTGGTGCACGCTTTCCGAATGCTGTTGCGGGAATTATCACGCTCATGGTCTTGTTCGCTGCAGGAAAGCGATTAAAAAACGAACGCCTCGGTTGGTGGTGGGTGATGTTGTATGCCGGTTCTCTATTACCACATTTGTATTTTAAATCAGGGATTATCGACCCCTGGTTCAATCTTTTTATTTTTCTTTCTTTTTATCGTTTTTACCTGGCTTCCACTTTACAACAAGCAGAACATCCGCTTAAAGAATATGCATTAGCCGGTTTGTTTTTAGGTTTAGCGGTAATGACCAAGGGACCCGTTGCTATTCTGATAGCGGGAATGAGTCTGTTTATTTTCTGGGCCTTTCACCGGTTTAGAAAATTATTCAGCATAAGCGGAATTTTAATGCTGATTCTATTTACTGCATTAAGCGGAGGAATATGGTTTATGATGCTCATTGCAAAAGGACAAGCCCATATCATTTCCGATTTTATCGTGTATCAAATCCGCCTGTTTAGCACCCAGGATGCGGGTCATGGCGGACCATTTTATTATCACTTTGTGATCTTGTTAATCGGATGTTTTCCTGCAAGTATTCCCGCTATTGGCGGTTTATTTTACAAGAACAAAGAAGATGCAGGATTCCGTTTGTGGATGAAGATAATGTTTTGGGTTACGCTCATCTTGTTCTCCATTGTAAAAACCAAAATCGTTCATTATTCCTCCCTTTGTTATTTTCCTCTTACCTATCTCGCTGCCGATTACCTTTTTACCATATCCGAAAACAAAGCATTTCATTGGAGAAAGTGGATGTCCATCACCCTGTTATCCATTGGAGCGATATTGGGAATTGTGCTGACATTTATACCCTTTATTCTAAAAAATAAAGCCCAATTCCTGAATGAAAAAACAGTAAAAGATCCTTTTGCCTTAGCAAATCTGGAAGCGGATATTCATTGGTCGGGTGCTGAATCGATGATTGGGATTATGTTGTTGATCCTGGTGATTATTGGTTTTATTTTTATTCAACGTCAGGATTTGGTTAAAGGATTTTTGAGTTTTTCTATTGGAATTGTATTAACCCTTATTGGTGCAAGTGCTCTTTTATTGCCAAAAATTGAAGGTTATTCGCAACGGTCGGCCATTGAATTTTACCAAGGTATAAAAGGCAAGGATGTGTATCTCCAACCGATGGGTTTCAAGAGTTATGCTTACTTGTTTTATTCAGAAAAAATGCCGCAAAAAGATCCTCGTCACGGTGATGAAACCTGGCTTTGCACGGGTGATATTGATAAACCGGCATTTTTAATTTCCAAGATTCAGCAAAAAGAGCATTATTCGCAGCTGTATCCTGAATTAAACATCATTGGTGAAAAAAATGGCTTTGTATTTTATTACCGCCCGAATCGCGCTGATAAAAGAAATCCGGACAAATTATTTATTCATCCGGAGGATTAATTCATCTCCTTCTTGATTATGATTTTCTGAAGATTTTCGAATTGGCCATTCCCCATTTGGTAAAGCGGTACTGGAACGAAACTTTTAATACGCCAAGTCCATATTTAACCGAGCGGCGGAAGTTGATGGAGGATGCTTCATCGAAGTATTTGGTTGGACAGGTCACCTCCCCTATTTCGAATCCTGCAAAGAAAATCTGAGCCAGCATCTGATTATCGAAAACGAAATCGTCGTCGTTGGCTTCGATGTTTATTTTTCCAAATATCTCTTTAGAGAACGCTCTGTATCCGGTGTGGTATTCGGAAAGTTTTTGTCCCATTAAAATATTCTGCGACAAGGTGAGGAAGCGGTTGGCGACATATTTATATTTCGGCATTCCACCTTTTAGCGCTCCTTTTCCTAAAATACGTGAACCCATTGTAACAGGATAAACCTCATAGGCAATTACGCTGGCCATTGCATGAATCAGTTTAGGCGTATACTGGTAATCGGGATGAAGCATAATGATGATATCTGCTCCAATCTCCAGTGCTTTGTTGTAGCAGGATTTTTGGTTACCACCATAACCGCGGTTGTTTTCGTGACGGATAATGTGTTTGATTCCTAATTGCCGACCCACATCCGATGTTTGATCCTTACTTGCATCATCCACCAATACCACATCATCTACAATATCAAATGGAATTTCCTTATAGGTCATTTCAAGGGTTTGAGCTGCATTATAGGCAGGCAACACCACAACAATTTTTTTTCCGTTCAGCATGCTGCAAAAATACAGATTCAATTGAATTCACAACATTATTCAACATCTGTTCATAATTCTCCTTCTCTTTGTTGTATTTTTTTATTACATTGGAATCAAATCAATTACCTGATGAGCAATAAAGTAAAGTTCGAACTTGAGTTTCCGCTCAGGTCCTCTAATAAAGTTCTCTATAATTCTGTAAGCACCCCTGATGGTTTATCGGAATGGTTTGCGGATGATGTAAATATTAAGAACGACATCTACATTTTTAAATGGGACGGTACCGAAGAAAGGGCACGCCTGGTGAGTAAAAAGCCCTTTGAACATGTCCGTTTCCAATGGGAAAGGGATGATGAAGAAGAAAGTACGGTGTTTGAATTCATCATTAAAACCGATCCGCTTACGATGGAAGTCGCTCTGATGGTGGTTGACCATGCCGATGAAGATGATGTGGAAGACAGTCAATTTCTCTGGAACAATCAAATCAGCGTACTGAAACAACGTTTAGGCGCCTGATTCCCGTCCTGCTGCAATTTTACGTAGGTTTGCAGCGTTAATTCGCCGTGAACAAGCTAACACGCCTCATACTAAAATCGTATTTGGGTCCCTTTTTGCTGACCTTTGCCATTGCCATGATTTTTCTGATCATGCAATTTCTTTGGAAGTATGTGGATGATCTGATGGGTAAAGGACTGGAATGGTATGTGATTGCTGAACTGCTGTTCTATGCCTCCGCCAACCTGGTTCCCATGGCATTGCCGCTTGCCATTTTATTAAGCTCAATTATGCTGTTTGGTAATTTGGGCGAAAGCAGTGAACTCACCGCCATGAAATCGTCCGGACTCTCCCTGCTGCGGATTATGCGTCCCCTCACCATTTTTATTTTCCTACTGAGTTTTGCCGCTTTCCTGTTTGCGAATTATCTATGGCCGGTTGCCAATATGAAATTCAGATCGCTGATTTTCGATATACAGCAGCAAAAACCAAGCTTATCGCTGAATGAAAAGTCCTTTTACAACGATATTCCCGGATACAGCATCCGGATCATGGAAAAAAACAAGAAGGGCGATGAGTTTAAGGATGTCCTTATTTTCGATCACAGCGAAGGCAATGTGGTTTACAAACGCGATATCTGGGCCGAAGGTGGAAGTATAGAACAAATCAATGGCGGTAAGGCGATGATCTTCCATTTAACCAATGGAAAAATCTACCAGGAAGTTCAACC is a window of Flavobacteriales bacterium DNA encoding:
- a CDS encoding glycosyltransferase family 2 protein, producing MLNGKKIVVVLPAYNAAQTLEMTYKEIPFDIVDDVVLVDDASKDQTSDVGRQLGIKHIIRHENNRGYGGNQKSCYNKALEIGADIIIMLHPDYQYTPKLIHAMASVIAYEVYPVTMGSRILGKGALKGGMPKYKYVANRFLTLSQNILMGQKLSEYHTGYRAFSKEIFGKINIEANDDDFVFDNQMLAQIFFAGFEIGEVTCPTKYFDEASSINFRRSVKYGLGVLKVSFQYRFTKWGMANSKIFRKS
- a CDS encoding T9SS type A sorting domain-containing protein; translation: MKKNLLSFFGGFLVMISPVVAQNNDDFGVITCEEFHITRPLRDLAKENPVNIKKIERERLREEESKDRKHRKAHNFVFSAEKDGELYGNDPAIIQTRGGGRDQRAPIQNWLGQSASGFRPFDPSGAAGTNYYVQAINSTTLKVFNKTTGGNVLTTTMGNIWSPATPNDGDPIIMYDRYADRWFISQFGTSGNKIYIAISTTNDPTGSYYTYTFTSPQFPDYLKFSIWADGYYMTSNQGTQKVFVFERDQMLVGNPAARSLYKTFSPTQGGGFFVPLPGDADGNGGLPTVGTPCPIFSYTDNAWGGGAIDGIQIYQLSVNWSGTPTATFTGPTNLATNAFDASYNASWNDISQPGTTQKLDGIGGVLNYRAQWRKWSGYNSVVLNWAVKISSTQRSIMWAELRQNQTTGVWSVYQQGIYTPDATYSRWCGSIAMDDNGNIALCYTKSGSSTIYPSPCYTGRLANDPLGTMTFAETTVQAGVCSQTGGINRFGDYSQTSLDPDGFTFWHTGEYMGGTTGSYTAAKTRIYSFQLQVPGPVASVSITSNDADNTICTGTSVTFTATPTNGGTTPSYQWQVNGANVGTNSPTYTTTSLTNGAVVTCIMTSNLGGVIGSPATSNSITMTVNTIPATPTPGSNSPLCSGNTLNLTTATVSGATYAWTGPSGYTSTSQNPTRPSATTAMSGTYSVTVTKSGCTSAAGSVSVTVNQTPSAPTAGSNSPVCAGTALNLTASTVAGTTYAWTGPSGYTSSSQNPTIASPTTGNTGTYSVTATANGCTSTAGTVAVTVNANVTPAVTMAITSGANPSCQGSNVTFTATPSNGGTTPTYQWTVNGNPAGTGSSFSSSSLNTGDVVSVIMTSNANCATPTTATVGSPVTMTITSVPSTPTITQNGFVLTSSSATGNQWYLNGNIIPGATSQTYTATSDGVYSVVVTINGCSSGDSSPINVTGTGVDEANPHLLVIYPNPSSGNFSISFDAKANETYTLELFDDLGQIVFTEVIKSSGAFVKQVSLGEKATGIYTVSLKSEGKETVKKIIITR
- a CDS encoding phosphatase PAP2 family protein — encoded protein: MKGLFSNFFVWLFLLALLACLPFISMEKLSGHLSITSHHSPAGDLLFPYITHLGDGLFAGVLILICLSFSYRSGLFLMLTLGLSSLIAQTLKHLVFDDYFRPAHYLSGTPGFHPVEGVILHLNNSFPSGHSTTAFAIFAALAFSTQRKWLQVTWFILAAIAAYSRVYLSQHFIMDAYAGMCIGTLTSLSLYFLFYVKSEWGLSNGFLKAVR
- a CDS encoding DMT family protein; translation: MKTIGLLLLSNIFMTIAWYGHLSFKHVSLWKVILISWGIAFFEYCLMVPANRIGHGQFNAFELKTIQEVISLIVFMIFAVFFLKEGLKWNYVLGFGLIVAAVMVIFYKGNA
- a CDS encoding GIY-YIG nuclease family protein; the protein is MHLPYCVYILFSEVDHLLYIGFTTDLEERIKRHNSGQNKSTAPRRPLKLIFTEHYLFEEDALKREQYFKTNMGKKAIKLMLKGTLDKMEYKHPVSGINISSDE
- a CDS encoding ketoacyl-ACP synthase III, producing MAKAAITGVGGYVPEYILTNEEMETMMDTTNEWIVTRSGITERRILKDKDKASAYMAAEAAKMVLEKTKTDAKDIELVIVATVTPDHQYPATANIVSDMIGAVNAWSFDVQAACSSFIYALNTGSKFIESGTHKKILVIGSDKMSSIMDYTDRSTSILFGDGAGAVLLEPSTDDTGIIDARMYVDGSGKKFLYQKAGGSLNPASYETILNKQHFVTMEGQSVFKVAVVKMADVAEEMMRRNNLNSDDIAYLVPHQANKRIIEATAERMGVGMEKVMLNIQRFGNTTSATLPLCLWEWEKDLKKGDNLILTTFGAGFTWGGMYIKWSY
- a CDS encoding SRPBCC domain-containing protein; the protein is MSNKVKFELEFPLRSSNKVLYNSVSTPDGLSEWFADDVNIKNDIYIFKWDGTEERARLVSKKPFEHVRFQWERDDEEESTVFEFIIKTDPLTMEVALMVVDHADEDDVEDSQFLWNNQISVLKQRLGA
- a CDS encoding glycosyltransferase family 39 protein, coding for MKNIMNYPRLAILAFGILFFIPMLGTTHLFDWDEINFAECAREMMVTGDYSTVQINYQPFWEKPPVFIWMQVLSMKIFGINEFGARFPNAVAGIITLMVLFAAGKRLKNERLGWWWVMLYAGSLLPHLYFKSGIIDPWFNLFIFLSFYRFYLASTLQQAEHPLKEYALAGLFLGLAVMTKGPVAILIAGMSLFIFWAFHRFRKLFSISGILMLILFTALSGGIWFMMLIAKGQAHIISDFIVYQIRLFSTQDAGHGGPFYYHFVILLIGCFPASIPAIGGLFYKNKEDAGFRLWMKIMFWVTLILFSIVKTKIVHYSSLCYFPLTYLAADYLFTISENKAFHWRKWMSITLLSIGAILGIVLTFIPFILKNKAQFLNEKTVKDPFALANLEADIHWSGAESMIGIMLLILVIIGFIFIQRQDLVKGFLSFSIGIVLTLIGASALLLPKIEGYSQRSAIEFYQGIKGKDVYLQPMGFKSYAYLFYSEKMPQKDPRHGDETWLCTGDIDKPAFLISKIQQKEHYSQLYPELNIIGEKNGFVFYYRPNRADKRNPDKLFIHPED